In Actinomyces radicidentis, one genomic interval encodes:
- the glp gene encoding gephyrin-like molybdotransferase Glp — protein sequence MPELLPLEDYVAEVLASLTPLEPVEVPLARAHGLVLAEDVTAALPVPPWTNSSMDGYAVRAAETAGASPEHPVLLPVAGDVPAGVAPEPLAPGTAQRIMTGAMLPEGADAVVKVEDTDQEPGHHPLPERVGIMAEVAVGIATRHAGEDVAVGDPVMAAGTVLSATAVSSLASVGRGTVRVLPRVRVAVVSTGAELVDPGEALPTGAIPDSNSLLIAGLVEENGETVANVSRSGDTAEALSAVLAQAADGADLIVTSGGVSAGAFDPLKMLADASREGSEAGAGVALAFSKVAMQPGKPQGHGTVRASDGREVPIIMLPGNPVSVLVSFTTIVAPALARLDGHDGVALTAAGPTDGAGTALSPARAGAALPVRTRAGISWRTAGNRRQHIPVRLIERPADLPEGTDASPEDVWVTRWVAPTHRLGSGSHLVASLPAAQALAVVPANTPSVEPGDEVGLIALASPAAPGGAHLPVRASAPVPPRAPEQPTV from the coding sequence ATGCCCGAGCTGCTGCCGCTGGAGGACTACGTCGCCGAGGTGCTGGCCTCCCTCACCCCGCTCGAGCCCGTCGAGGTGCCGCTCGCGCGCGCCCACGGCCTCGTCCTCGCCGAGGACGTCACCGCCGCGCTCCCGGTCCCGCCGTGGACGAACTCCTCGATGGACGGCTACGCCGTGCGCGCCGCCGAGACCGCCGGAGCCTCCCCGGAGCACCCGGTCCTCCTGCCCGTCGCCGGCGACGTCCCCGCGGGCGTCGCCCCGGAGCCCCTGGCCCCCGGCACGGCGCAGCGCATCATGACCGGCGCGATGCTGCCCGAGGGCGCCGACGCCGTCGTCAAGGTCGAGGACACCGACCAGGAGCCCGGCCACCACCCGCTGCCCGAGCGCGTCGGGATCATGGCCGAGGTCGCCGTCGGGATCGCGACCCGTCACGCGGGCGAGGACGTCGCCGTCGGGGACCCCGTCATGGCCGCCGGGACCGTCCTGTCCGCCACCGCGGTCTCCTCGCTGGCGAGCGTCGGCCGCGGCACCGTGCGCGTCCTTCCCCGGGTGCGCGTCGCCGTCGTCTCGACGGGAGCCGAGCTCGTCGACCCGGGCGAGGCCCTGCCGACCGGCGCGATCCCAGACTCCAACAGCCTCCTCATCGCCGGCCTCGTCGAGGAGAACGGCGAGACCGTCGCGAACGTCTCCCGCTCCGGCGACACCGCCGAGGCCCTCTCCGCGGTCCTGGCGCAGGCGGCCGACGGCGCGGACCTCATCGTCACCTCGGGCGGCGTCTCCGCCGGCGCCTTCGACCCCCTCAAGATGCTCGCCGACGCCTCCCGCGAGGGCTCCGAGGCGGGCGCCGGCGTCGCCCTCGCCTTCTCCAAGGTCGCCATGCAGCCGGGCAAGCCCCAGGGCCACGGCACCGTGCGCGCCTCGGACGGCCGCGAGGTGCCGATCATCATGCTGCCGGGCAACCCGGTGAGCGTCCTCGTCTCCTTCACGACGATCGTCGCCCCGGCCCTGGCTCGCCTCGACGGGCACGACGGTGTCGCTCTCACCGCCGCGGGCCCCACCGACGGCGCCGGCACCGCCCTCAGCCCGGCCCGCGCGGGCGCCGCCCTGCCGGTGCGCACCCGAGCCGGCATCTCCTGGAGGACGGCGGGCAACCGCCGCCAGCACATCCCGGTGCGCCTCATCGAGCGGCCCGCGGACCTGCCCGAGGGCACGGACGCCTCCCCCGAGGACGTCTGGGTGACCCGCTGGGTGGCGCCGACGCACCGCCTCGGCTCGGGCTCGCACCTCGTCGCCTCGCTGCCGGCGGCCCAGGCCCTCGCCGTCGTCCCCGCGAACACGCCGAGCGTCGAGCCGGGCGACGAGGTCGGCCTCATCGCGCTCGCCTCGCCCGCCGCACCCGGCGGCGCGCACCTGCCGGTCCGCGCCAGCGCCCCCGTGCCGCCGCGCGCGCCCGAGCAGCCGACCGTCTGA
- the moaC gene encoding cyclic pyranopterin monophosphate synthase MoaC has translation MVDVTAKQPTVRTASATAFVACAPGIVAALRDGTVPKGDVLAVARIAGIAAAKKVPDLLPLAHVIGVHGCSVDLAVEDEGVRIETTVRTADRTGVEMEALTAATVAGLAIVDMVKGVDRSVALREAKVTAKSGGRSGDWVRPDGAV, from the coding sequence ATGGTCGACGTGACCGCGAAGCAGCCGACCGTGCGCACCGCGAGCGCCACAGCCTTCGTCGCCTGCGCCCCGGGCATCGTGGCCGCGCTGCGCGACGGGACCGTCCCCAAGGGCGACGTCCTCGCGGTGGCCCGGATCGCGGGCATCGCCGCGGCGAAGAAGGTGCCGGACCTGCTGCCGCTCGCCCACGTCATCGGCGTCCACGGCTGCTCGGTCGACCTCGCGGTCGAGGACGAGGGCGTGCGGATCGAGACGACGGTGCGCACCGCGGACCGAACCGGCGTGGAGATGGAGGCCCTCACGGCCGCGACCGTCGCCGGCCTCGCGATCGTCGACATGGTCAAGGGCGTCGACCGCTCGGTGGCGCTGCGCGAGGCGAAGGTGACCGCGAAGTCCGGCGGCCGCTCGGGCGACTGGGTCCGTCCCGATGGCGCCGTCTGA
- the mobA gene encoding molybdenum cofactor guanylyltransferase has protein sequence MAPSEASAPTRPSSPDDASRAVDVVVLAGGTGRRLGGASKPDVVARGERLLDHVLNGLSRLDGSDGGLPLGRVVVVAPEEVELPAGVLRALEDPPLGGPVAGLAAGLLALVGDADGTDGPAPLTAVLTCDAPDSYRALPPLRTAALDARERDGAVAVSCQGEDRHTQYLLGVYRTERLAAVVAPGGQPLRDVAVHRTLRALDVVELAEDAVRTASLDLDTWEDVHAWERAGGDPSDGASAR, from the coding sequence ATGGCGCCGTCTGAGGCCTCGGCTCCGACGCGGCCCTCCTCCCCCGACGACGCGTCCCGGGCCGTCGACGTCGTCGTGCTCGCGGGCGGGACGGGGCGGCGCCTCGGCGGCGCCTCCAAGCCCGACGTCGTCGCGCGCGGTGAGCGCCTGCTCGACCACGTCCTCAACGGCCTCTCCCGCCTCGACGGCTCGGACGGCGGGCTCCCGCTCGGCCGCGTCGTCGTCGTGGCGCCCGAGGAGGTCGAGCTGCCCGCGGGCGTCCTGCGCGCCCTCGAGGACCCGCCGCTCGGCGGTCCCGTCGCCGGGCTCGCGGCCGGCCTCCTCGCGCTCGTCGGCGACGCCGACGGCACTGACGGGCCAGCGCCGCTCACCGCCGTCCTCACCTGCGACGCCCCGGACTCGTACCGGGCGCTGCCCCCGCTCCGCACCGCGGCCCTCGACGCCCGGGAGCGCGACGGCGCCGTCGCCGTCTCCTGCCAGGGCGAGGACCGGCACACGCAGTACCTCCTCGGCGTCTACCGCACGGAGCGCCTGGCCGCCGTCGTCGCCCCGGGCGGGCAGCCCCTCCGGGACGTCGCCGTGCACCGGACGCTGCGGGCCCTCGACGTCGTCGAGCTCGCCGAGGACGCCGTCCGCACCGCCTCACTGGACCTCGACACCTGGGAGGACGTGCACGCCTGGGAGCGTGCCGGCGGAGATCCTTCCGACGGCGCGTCCGCCCGCTGA
- a CDS encoding MogA/MoaB family molybdenum cofactor biosynthesis protein, whose amino-acid sequence MSHSHEHAHGGSERGAGDGARPGSQPSADEVVQKSLQPLDHEVRGAVITVSDRCASGAREDLSGPLAMRLLAEHGVLVEDFQVVPDGVESVSQAIREAVAAGARVVLTTGGTGVTPRDLTPEGTAPLLETRLEGLEEQVRSYGLAKTPLAGLSRGLVGVTSRDSAGALVVNAPGSRGGVKDTVAVIGPLVPHVLEQLGGGDH is encoded by the coding sequence ATGAGTCACTCCCACGAGCACGCCCACGGCGGCTCGGAGCGCGGTGCGGGCGACGGCGCCCGACCCGGCTCCCAGCCGAGCGCCGACGAGGTCGTCCAGAAGAGCCTGCAGCCCCTCGACCACGAGGTGCGCGGCGCCGTCATCACCGTCTCCGACCGCTGCGCCTCCGGTGCGCGCGAGGACCTCTCCGGCCCGCTCGCCATGCGCCTGCTCGCCGAGCACGGCGTCCTCGTCGAGGACTTCCAGGTGGTGCCCGACGGCGTCGAGTCCGTCTCCCAGGCGATCCGAGAGGCCGTCGCGGCGGGGGCGCGCGTCGTCCTCACGACCGGCGGCACCGGCGTCACGCCGCGCGACCTCACGCCCGAGGGCACCGCGCCGCTGCTCGAGACCCGTCTGGAGGGCCTCGAGGAGCAGGTGCGCTCCTACGGCCTGGCCAAGACGCCGCTCGCGGGGCTCTCCCGCGGGCTCGTGGGCGTCACCTCCCGCGACTCGGCGGGTGCGCTCGTCGTCAACGCGCCCGGTTCGCGCGGCGGGGTCAAGGACACCGTGGCCGTCATCGGTCCGCTCGTCCCGCACGTCCTCGAGCAGCTCGGCGGCGGTGACCACTGA
- a CDS encoding nitrate/nitrite transporter — MSSEIPLDTSGKVLKGWNPEDPEHWDSTIAWRTLAISTFSMVIAFCVFFLVSAIAPKLKLIGFDLTKGQLYWLTAMPGLSGGLIRLIYMFLPAPMGTRKLIGISSLLYLIPMVGWFFAVQDTSTPYAVLLLLSFLCGIGGGTFSGYMPSTGFFFPKRLSGTALNLQAGIGNLGMSIIQIVGPWLMGFGLLGITFIAPQRQAGNEAIFVHNAAIFFVPWTILAAILAFAYLKDVPVKANFRQQIDIFSNPNTWYMTMLYVLTFGLFSGFSAQFGLLINNTFGASSSLATAGFKDLPLGATYAFLGPLIGSIVRVAWGPLCDKLSGGLWTFVSAVGMAVTLGWAALYLHPTDPSQFTPFLWAMLLMFFFAGIGNAGTFKQMPMIMPKTQAGGAIGFTAAIACFGPFFVGVALSSMDAATWFWISAAYSALCAVVCWIRFARPNAPFRG; from the coding sequence ATGAGCAGTGAGATCCCGCTCGACACCTCGGGGAAGGTCCTCAAGGGCTGGAACCCCGAGGACCCGGAGCACTGGGACTCCACGATCGCCTGGCGCACCCTGGCCATCTCGACCTTCTCCATGGTCATCGCCTTCTGCGTCTTCTTCCTCGTCTCGGCCATCGCCCCGAAGCTCAAGCTCATCGGCTTCGACCTCACCAAGGGCCAGCTCTACTGGCTCACCGCCATGCCGGGCCTGTCCGGCGGCCTCATCCGCCTCATCTACATGTTCCTCCCGGCCCCCATGGGCACGCGCAAGCTCATCGGGATCTCCTCCCTGCTCTACCTCATCCCCATGGTCGGCTGGTTCTTCGCCGTCCAGGACACGAGCACCCCCTACGCCGTCCTCCTCCTGCTGTCCTTCCTGTGCGGCATCGGCGGCGGCACCTTCTCCGGCTACATGCCCTCGACCGGCTTCTTCTTCCCGAAGCGCCTGTCGGGCACGGCCCTCAACCTCCAGGCCGGCATCGGCAACCTGGGCATGTCGATCATCCAGATCGTCGGTCCCTGGCTCATGGGCTTCGGGCTCCTCGGCATCACCTTCATCGCCCCCCAGCGCCAGGCCGGCAACGAGGCGATCTTCGTCCACAACGCCGCGATCTTCTTCGTGCCGTGGACGATCCTCGCCGCGATCCTCGCCTTCGCCTACCTCAAGGACGTCCCGGTCAAGGCGAACTTCCGCCAGCAGATCGACATCTTCTCCAACCCGAACACGTGGTACATGACCATGCTCTACGTGCTCACCTTCGGTCTCTTCTCCGGCTTCTCCGCCCAGTTCGGCCTCCTCATCAACAACACCTTCGGCGCCTCCTCCTCGCTCGCGACCGCCGGCTTCAAGGACCTGCCGCTCGGCGCCACCTACGCCTTCCTCGGCCCCCTCATCGGCTCCATCGTCCGCGTCGCCTGGGGCCCGCTGTGCGACAAGCTCTCCGGGGGCCTGTGGACCTTCGTCTCCGCCGTCGGCATGGCCGTCACCCTCGGCTGGGCGGCCCTCTACCTCCACCCGACCGACCCGAGCCAGTTCACGCCCTTCCTGTGGGCCATGCTCCTCATGTTCTTCTTCGCGGGCATCGGCAACGCCGGCACCTTCAAGCAGATGCCGATGATCATGCCCAAGACCCAGGCCGGCGGCGCCATCGGCTTCACCGCCGCCATCGCCTGCTTCGGCCCGTTCTTCGTCGGCGTCGCCCTGTCCTCCATGGACGCCGCCACCTGGTTCTGGATCTCCGCCGCCTACTCCGCGCTGTGCGCCGTCGTCTGCTGGATCCGCTTCGCCCGTCCGAACGCCCCCTTCCGCGGCTGA
- a CDS encoding nitrate reductase subunit alpha: MFSLGSYLRKGKASKDGRRLFLEGGREADTFYRHRWSHDKMVHSTHGVNCTGSCAWEVYVTDGVITWEKQITDYPTTGPDMPEYEPRGCPRGAAFSWYTYSPTRIRYPYVRSVLLDAFRDARARHDGDAVAAWAEVTGNPETARAYKSARGKGGMVRVGWDEAMDIIAAAYVHTIRTWGPDRCAGFSVIPAMSMLSYGAGARFHELIGGTMLSFYDWYADLPPASPQVFGDQTDVPEAGDWYNSQFLIMWGSNLPVTRTPDAHFMTEARYHGQKVVAVSPDYADNTKFADQWLRVAPGTDGALAMAMGHVILKEFHVGRREPYFLDYMRRHTDAPFLIELDERPEGGYVPGRFITADGVDGVATDAPKNAFRPLVWDRERGPADPGGTLADRFTPEGEGRWNLLMEGVDPIMSIDDLSGEREVLPTEVLLPRFDLPASETPTGSVGGGVVHRGVPATRLADGRLVTTVYDVLLANYAVERPGLPGQWPTGYQDATVPGTPAWASEITGVAGPAAIRVARDFAQNAVESKGRSQVVMGAGINHYYHADEIYRTILALTSMCGTQGVNGGGWAHYVGQEKVRPIAGWSMFAFALDWARPARQMISTAFWYLTTGQWRYDDTPADRLASPLGAGDLTGKSTADTMVESMKRGWMPSYPTFNRNPLLLGQQAAEAGMKPAEYVVDQLSKGEMRFACEDPDAEENFPRILASWRTNLLGSSAKGTEFFLRHMVGADNDVNAVETPEDRRPTSMTWREAPQGKLDLMWTADFRNTSTTLHSDVVLPAATWYEKYDLSTTDMHPFIHSFNMAINPPWEARSDFDIYQQLARMVSEWVPTYLGTQTDVVAAPLSHDTPDAMTMAHGDVRGLPEGWVPGVTMPKLVPIERDYTQVLNKFNTVGPLVETPGIPAKGIMLVADKEMEKLRRAHGTGTGAGEDRPLIDTPIKAGDAVMHMSGATNGRLATQGWGTLSKRTGTELVELSEEEAGKQVTFADTQVKPQSVITTPEWSGSEHGGRRYSAFVVNVEHHKPWHTLTGRMHYYLDHDWMRDMGESLPQFRPPLDLASLYGEQAPGTVSQSGAGTAQVAVRYITAHNKWAIHSQYYDNLHMLTLGRGGQTIWMSPQDAEKIGVRDNEWVEAYNRNGNVAARAIVSHRIPEGMVFMHHAQERTMNTPLTEESGRRGGTHNSLTRIVLKPSHFAGGYAQLSYAFNYIGPTGNNRDEVTLIRRRVNQEVTF; this comes from the coding sequence TTGTTCTCCCTGGGCTCCTACCTCCGCAAGGGCAAGGCCTCCAAGGACGGCCGCCGCCTCTTCCTCGAGGGCGGCCGCGAGGCCGACACCTTCTACCGGCACCGCTGGAGCCACGACAAGATGGTCCACTCCACCCACGGGGTGAACTGCACGGGCTCCTGCGCCTGGGAGGTGTACGTCACCGACGGCGTCATTACCTGGGAGAAGCAGATCACCGACTACCCGACCACCGGGCCGGACATGCCGGAGTACGAGCCCCGCGGCTGCCCCCGCGGCGCCGCCTTCTCCTGGTACACGTACTCCCCCACGCGCATCCGGTACCCCTACGTGCGCTCCGTCCTCCTGGACGCCTTCCGCGACGCCCGCGCCCGTCACGACGGCGACGCCGTCGCCGCCTGGGCCGAGGTCACCGGGAACCCCGAGACCGCCCGCGCCTACAAGTCCGCCCGAGGCAAGGGCGGCATGGTGCGCGTCGGCTGGGACGAGGCCATGGACATCATCGCCGCCGCCTACGTCCACACCATCCGCACCTGGGGCCCGGACCGCTGCGCCGGCTTCTCCGTCATCCCCGCCATGTCGATGCTCTCCTACGGCGCCGGCGCGCGCTTCCACGAGCTCATCGGCGGCACGATGCTCTCCTTCTACGACTGGTACGCGGACCTGCCGCCGGCCTCCCCGCAGGTCTTCGGCGACCAGACCGACGTCCCTGAGGCCGGCGACTGGTACAACTCGCAGTTCCTCATCATGTGGGGCTCGAACCTCCCGGTCACCCGCACCCCCGACGCCCACTTCATGACCGAGGCCCGCTACCACGGCCAGAAGGTCGTCGCCGTCTCCCCGGACTACGCGGACAACACCAAGTTCGCCGACCAGTGGCTGCGCGTCGCCCCCGGCACCGACGGGGCGCTGGCCATGGCGATGGGCCACGTCATCCTCAAGGAGTTCCACGTCGGCCGGCGCGAGCCCTACTTCCTGGACTACATGCGCCGTCACACCGACGCGCCCTTCCTCATCGAGCTCGACGAGCGCCCCGAGGGCGGCTACGTCCCCGGCCGCTTCATCACCGCCGACGGCGTCGACGGCGTCGCGACCGACGCGCCCAAGAACGCCTTCCGCCCCCTCGTCTGGGACCGCGAGCGCGGCCCCGCCGACCCCGGCGGCACCCTCGCCGACCGCTTCACGCCCGAGGGCGAGGGCAGGTGGAACCTCCTCATGGAGGGCGTCGACCCGATCATGAGCATCGACGACCTCTCCGGCGAGCGCGAGGTGCTGCCCACCGAGGTGCTCCTCCCCCGCTTCGACCTGCCCGCCTCCGAGACCCCCACGGGCTCCGTCGGCGGAGGAGTCGTCCACCGCGGCGTCCCGGCCACGCGCCTGGCGGACGGCCGCCTCGTCACCACCGTCTACGACGTCCTGCTCGCCAACTACGCGGTCGAGCGTCCGGGCCTGCCCGGGCAGTGGCCGACCGGTTACCAGGACGCCACGGTCCCGGGCACCCCCGCCTGGGCCAGCGAGATCACCGGCGTCGCCGGGCCCGCCGCCATCCGCGTCGCCCGGGACTTCGCGCAGAACGCCGTCGAGTCCAAGGGCCGCTCCCAGGTCGTCATGGGCGCCGGGATCAACCACTACTACCACGCCGACGAGATCTACCGGACGATCCTCGCGCTCACCTCCATGTGCGGCACGCAGGGCGTCAACGGCGGCGGCTGGGCCCACTACGTCGGCCAGGAGAAGGTCCGGCCGATCGCCGGGTGGTCCATGTTCGCCTTCGCCCTGGACTGGGCCCGCCCGGCCCGCCAGATGATCTCGACCGCCTTCTGGTACCTCACCACGGGCCAGTGGCGCTACGACGACACCCCCGCCGACCGCCTCGCCTCACCCCTGGGCGCCGGGGACCTCACGGGCAAGTCCACCGCGGACACCATGGTCGAGTCCATGAAGCGCGGCTGGATGCCCTCCTACCCGACCTTCAACCGCAACCCGTTGCTCCTCGGCCAGCAGGCCGCCGAGGCCGGGATGAAGCCCGCCGAGTACGTCGTCGACCAGCTGAGCAAGGGCGAGATGCGCTTCGCCTGCGAGGACCCCGACGCCGAGGAGAACTTCCCGCGCATCCTCGCCTCCTGGCGCACGAACCTCCTGGGCTCCTCCGCCAAGGGCACCGAGTTCTTCCTGCGCCACATGGTGGGTGCGGACAACGACGTCAACGCCGTCGAGACCCCCGAGGACCGCCGCCCCACGTCGATGACCTGGCGCGAGGCCCCCCAGGGCAAGCTCGACCTCATGTGGACCGCGGACTTCCGTAACACCTCCACGACGCTGCACTCCGACGTCGTCCTGCCCGCCGCGACCTGGTACGAGAAGTACGACCTGTCGACGACGGACATGCACCCCTTCATCCACTCCTTCAACATGGCGATCAACCCGCCGTGGGAGGCGCGCAGCGACTTCGACATCTACCAGCAGCTGGCGCGCATGGTCTCGGAGTGGGTGCCGACGTACCTCGGCACCCAGACCGACGTCGTCGCCGCCCCGCTGTCGCACGACACCCCGGACGCCATGACCATGGCGCACGGCGACGTGCGCGGCCTGCCCGAGGGCTGGGTCCCGGGCGTCACGATGCCCAAGCTCGTCCCCATCGAGCGCGACTACACGCAGGTCCTCAACAAGTTCAACACCGTCGGCCCGCTCGTGGAGACCCCCGGGATCCCCGCCAAGGGCATCATGCTGGTGGCCGACAAGGAGATGGAGAAGCTGCGCCGCGCCCACGGGACCGGCACCGGCGCGGGCGAGGACCGCCCGCTCATCGACACCCCCATCAAGGCCGGCGACGCCGTCATGCACATGTCCGGCGCCACCAACGGCCGACTCGCCACCCAGGGCTGGGGCACGCTGTCCAAGCGCACCGGCACCGAGCTCGTCGAGCTGAGCGAGGAGGAGGCCGGCAAGCAGGTCACCTTCGCGGACACGCAGGTCAAGCCGCAGTCGGTCATCACCACCCCGGAGTGGTCCGGCTCGGAGCACGGCGGGCGCCGCTACAGCGCCTTCGTCGTCAACGTCGAGCACCACAAGCCGTGGCACACGCTCACCGGCCGTATGCACTACTACCTCGACCACGACTGGATGCGGGACATGGGCGAGTCCCTCCCGCAGTTCCGCCCGCCGCTGGACCTGGCGAGCCTCTACGGCGAGCAGGCCCCCGGCACGGTCTCCCAGTCCGGGGCCGGCACCGCGCAGGTCGCCGTCCGGTACATCACCGCGCACAACAAGTGGGCCATCCACTCCCAGTACTACGACAACCTCCACATGCTCACGCTGGGCCGAGGCGGTCAGACCATCTGGATGAGCCCGCAGGACGCCGAGAAGATCGGCGTGCGCGACAACGAGTGGGTCGAGGCCTACAACCGCAACGGCAACGTCGCGGCCCGCGCCATCGTCTCCCACCGCATCCCCGAGGGCATGGTCTTCATGCACCACGCCCAGGAGCGCACGATGAACACCCCGCTCACCGAGGAGTCCGGCCGCCGCGGCGGCACGCACAACTCGCTCACGCGCATCGTGCTCAAGCCCAGCCACTTCGCGGGCGGCTACGCCCAGCTGTCCTACGCGTTCAACTACATCGGCCCGACCGGAAACAACCGTGACGAGGTCACGCTCATCCGCCGCCGCGTCAACCAGGAGGTGACCTTCTGA
- the narH gene encoding nitrate reductase subunit beta gives MKVMAQIGMIMNLDKCIGCHTCSVTCKQAWTNREGTEYMWFNNVETRPGVGYPKGWEDQDKWKGGWRRTRNGRLVPRGGGRLRKLATIFANPDLPGVEDYYEPWTYEYDKLLSAPKDSPALPVARAKSQLTGDYMSKIEWGPNWDDDLGGSMETLAEDPVLAGMNEKVRTQIDQTFMFYLPRICEHCLNPTCVSACPSGAMYKRAEDGIVLVDQDRCRGWRMCVSACPYKKVYFNHTTGKAEKCTLCYPRLEVGQPTVCSETCVGRLRYLGVLLYDADRVSQAAAVEDPQDLYMAQREILLDPRDPEVIASARAEGVPETWITAAQESPLWDLIQTYEVALPLHPEYRTMPMVWYIPPLSPVVDEVAAAGMDAEDHRVLLSAVSDMRIPLEYLAGLFTAGDTNPVEKSLRRLAAMRSHMRDVNLGNEPDPAIAASVGTTGERLEAMYRLLAIAKYDDRYVIPTNKPEVPRGMEAMGEDVRTLLGDGAPEACHTADVASFHGQSGTGRVALPMPSVRHDPVPAAGPGLAGVGSSGGGLA, from the coding sequence ATGAAGGTGATGGCCCAGATCGGCATGATCATGAACCTCGACAAGTGCATCGGCTGCCACACGTGCTCCGTCACGTGCAAGCAGGCGTGGACGAACCGCGAGGGCACCGAGTACATGTGGTTCAACAACGTCGAGACCCGTCCCGGCGTCGGCTACCCCAAGGGGTGGGAGGACCAGGACAAGTGGAAGGGCGGGTGGAGGCGCACCAGGAACGGGCGCCTCGTCCCCCGCGGCGGCGGCCGCCTGCGCAAGCTCGCCACCATCTTCGCCAACCCGGACCTGCCCGGCGTCGAGGACTACTACGAGCCCTGGACCTACGAGTACGACAAGCTGCTCTCGGCCCCCAAGGACTCCCCCGCGCTGCCCGTGGCCCGCGCCAAGAGCCAGCTCACCGGCGACTACATGTCGAAGATCGAGTGGGGCCCCAACTGGGACGACGACCTCGGCGGCTCCATGGAGACCCTCGCCGAGGACCCGGTCCTCGCCGGCATGAACGAGAAGGTCCGCACCCAGATCGACCAGACCTTCATGTTCTACCTGCCGCGCATCTGCGAGCACTGCCTCAACCCCACCTGCGTCTCGGCCTGCCCGAGCGGCGCCATGTACAAGCGCGCCGAGGACGGCATCGTCCTCGTGGACCAGGACCGCTGCCGTGGCTGGCGCATGTGCGTCTCCGCCTGCCCCTACAAGAAGGTCTACTTCAACCACACGACCGGCAAGGCCGAGAAGTGCACCCTGTGCTACCCGCGCCTCGAGGTCGGCCAGCCGACCGTCTGCTCCGAGACCTGCGTCGGTCGCCTGCGCTACCTCGGCGTCCTCCTCTACGACGCCGACCGCGTCTCCCAGGCCGCCGCCGTCGAGGACCCCCAGGACCTCTACATGGCCCAGCGCGAGATCCTGCTCGACCCGCGCGACCCGGAGGTCATCGCCTCCGCCCGCGCCGAGGGCGTCCCGGAGACCTGGATCACCGCCGCGCAGGAGTCCCCCCTGTGGGACCTCATCCAGACCTACGAGGTCGCCCTGCCGCTGCACCCCGAGTACCGCACCATGCCGATGGTCTGGTACATCCCGCCGCTGTCCCCCGTCGTCGACGAGGTCGCCGCGGCCGGCATGGACGCCGAGGACCACCGCGTCCTCCTCTCCGCCGTCTCCGACATGCGCATCCCGCTGGAGTACCTCGCCGGCCTGTTCACCGCCGGGGACACCAACCCCGTCGAGAAGTCGCTGCGCCGCCTGGCCGCCATGCGCTCCCACATGCGCGACGTCAACCTCGGCAACGAGCCCGACCCGGCGATCGCCGCGTCCGTCGGCACCACCGGCGAGAGGCTCGAGGCCATGTACCGCCTCCTCGCCATCGCCAAGTACGACGACCGCTACGTCATCCCGACCAACAAGCCCGAGGTGCCCCGCGGCATGGAGGCCATGGGCGAGGACGTGCGCACCCTGCTCGGCGACGGCGCCCCCGAGGCCTGCCACACCGCCGACGTCGCCTCCTTCCACGGCCAGTCCGGCACGGGACGCGTCGCCCTGCCGATGCCCTCCGTGCGCCACGACCCGGTGCCGGCCGCCGGCCCGGGCCTGGCGGGGGTCGGCTCCAGCGGCGGGGGCCTGGCATGA
- the narJ gene encoding nitrate reductase molybdenum cofactor assembly chaperone, producing MTTFVRAPRVLAAPEPVAVTSAQRATTHMIASLLLDYPEEGTVTDRLDASEAALAGPDAPPEPVAAVLRRFIAAARDLGPRGLAEHYVETFDRRRRCCLYLTYYAVGDTRQRGSAILAFKEALAAAGWEMTNDELPDYLPVVLELSARSGDEIADVLLSSHREGIEVLRAALTDAHSPYTDLVEAVSMTLPEIDGATADRIRALVAAGPPTETVGVTDTLPFPTLPVRSALTGLAPAAATQETRS from the coding sequence ATGACCACCTTCGTGCGCGCCCCGCGCGTGCTCGCCGCCCCCGAGCCCGTGGCCGTCACCTCGGCCCAGCGGGCGACGACCCACATGATCGCCTCCCTCCTCCTGGACTACCCCGAGGAGGGGACGGTCACGGACCGGCTCGACGCCTCCGAGGCCGCCCTCGCGGGCCCGGACGCGCCCCCGGAGCCCGTGGCCGCCGTGCTGCGCCGCTTCATCGCAGCAGCCCGCGACCTGGGGCCCCGCGGGCTGGCCGAGCACTACGTCGAGACCTTCGACCGGCGTCGGCGCTGCTGCCTGTACCTCACCTACTACGCGGTGGGCGACACCCGGCAGCGCGGCTCCGCGATCCTCGCCTTCAAGGAGGCCCTCGCGGCCGCCGGCTGGGAGATGACGAACGACGAGCTGCCGGACTACCTGCCCGTCGTCCTCGAGCTCTCGGCCCGCTCCGGCGACGAGATCGCCGACGTCCTCCTGTCCTCGCACCGTGAGGGCATCGAGGTGCTGCGCGCCGCCCTCACGGACGCGCACAGCCCCTACACGGACCTCGTCGAGGCCGTCTCGATGACGCTGCCGGAGATCGACGGGGCCACCGCGGACCGCATCCGCGCCCTCGTCGCGGCCGGACCGCCCACGGAGACCGTCGGCGTCACCGACACCCTGCCCTTCCCGACCCTCCCCGTCCGGAGCGCCCTCACCGGGCTCGCTCCGGCGGCCGCCACCCAGGAGACCCGCTCATGA